The genomic window AGAGATCGCTTGGTCAACCCCGCCACCCAATCCTCTTTTCGGTATCGAATCTCTGCCCGGTGGCAGTTCCTCCAACAGTATCCTCGGGTCCGGTACGCTGGCGCCGCCACCACAGCGCGTCGAACAAGACGCCGCCAAGTACAAAGAAGAGCGAGGTCTGCACGTGCCGTTCGACGTCACCATCGAGATCCCCAAGGGTCAGCGCAACAAGTACGAGGTCGACCACAAGACCGGTCGTGTACGCCTCGACCGCTACCTGTACACCGCGATGGGATACCCGGCCGACTACGGCTTCATCGAAGGCACCCTCGGCGAGGACGGCGACCCGCTCGACGCGTTCGTGTTGCTCCCCGAATCGGTGTTCCCCGGCGTCATCGTCGAGGCCAGGCCCGTTGCCATGTTCAAGATGGTCGACGAGGCGGG from Rhodococcus sp. P1Y includes these protein-coding regions:
- a CDS encoding inorganic diphosphatase, translating into MPFDVTIEIPKGQRNKYEVDHKTGRVRLDRYLYTAMGYPADYGFIEGTLGEDGDPLDAFVLLPESVFPGVIVEARPVAMFKMVDEAGGDDKVLCVPAGDPRWDHIQDLSDVSTFELEAIKHFFVHYKDLEPNKHVTAADWVGRAEAEAEIAASFKRLADNPEH